One window of Phycisphaerae bacterium genomic DNA carries:
- a CDS encoding SRPBCC domain-containing protein has translation METAHKLKVTTPTDLEIVMTRVFDSPRHLVWNAMTQPDLVRRWMFMPPGWNWAECEMDVRVGGKFRWAWSGPDGQLALTIWGEHREVSPPAKIVHTERMEMGPGGGCGAGDSSGDPWELLATLELLEQGGKTHLKMTLLFPTKEGRDGALASGMEHGVAAGYDALDGILANCK, from the coding sequence CAAGTTGAAGGTGACAACCCCCACCGATCTCGAAATTGTCATGACGCGGGTATTCGATTCGCCGCGCCACCTGGTCTGGAATGCCATGACCCAGCCGGACCTGGTCCGACGCTGGATGTTCATGCCCCCGGGCTGGAATTGGGCGGAATGCGAAATGGACGTGCGCGTCGGCGGAAAGTTTCGCTGGGCGTGGAGCGGTCCGGACGGACAATTGGCATTGACGATCTGGGGCGAGCACCGCGAGGTGAGTCCGCCGGCGAAGATCGTCCACACCGAGCGCATGGAGATGGGACCGGGCGGCGGATGCGGCGCGGGCGATTCGAGCGGCGATCCGTGGGAGCTTCTGGCAACGTTGGAGTTGCTTGAACAGGGCGGGAAGACCCATTTGAAAATGACGCTGCTTTTCCCGACGAAGGAAGGTCGTGACGGAGCGCTGGCATCAGGCATGGAACATGGCGTGGCGGCGGGCTACGACGCGCTCGATGGAATTCTTGCGAACTGCAAATGA